A section of the Deltaproteobacteria bacterium genome encodes:
- a CDS encoding hydratase, giving the protein MNNAQTIKAAAVAAALLFFASGCAAGAIKKADSLSTSYLKGTPHAKGSGIFMGRDGALKMQRRFLAKISNLGSPVGYKAALTNPKMQEKFGVTEPVLGVLLHGMLVKDKAHVKASYGARPFAEADIIVRVSDRAINNAKTPEEAFEYIDLIIPFIELPDLVYMADIKMTANDIIAANAGARLGVMGGPVALPPGSARAAYLKYLRNSTIEVFDYNGNLVTEGRMDSILEDPMNAVLWIRDEVLRRGLQLKEGDLLSLGSITAPIKVEPGVRLKAVYTGLDGPGSKASAEVYFEY; this is encoded by the coding sequence ATGAATAATGCACAAACCATAAAGGCAGCCGCGGTAGCGGCTGCCTTGCTTTTTTTCGCCTCCGGGTGCGCGGCCGGCGCGATAAAAAAGGCCGACTCGCTTTCAACAAGCTACCTTAAGGGAACGCCTCATGCCAAAGGCAGCGGCATTTTCATGGGCCGCGACGGCGCGCTAAAGATGCAGCGCCGCTTTCTTGCTAAAATCTCCAACCTCGGCTCTCCCGTAGGCTACAAGGCAGCGCTTACGAACCCGAAGATGCAGGAAAAGTTCGGCGTAACAGAACCCGTGCTCGGCGTCCTTCTCCACGGCATGCTCGTAAAGGACAAGGCGCACGTCAAGGCCTCTTACGGCGCAAGGCCCTTTGCAGAGGCGGACATCATCGTACGCGTATCGGATAGGGCAATAAACAACGCAAAGACACCTGAAGAGGCGTTCGAGTATATAGACCTGATAATACCGTTCATCGAACTTCCGGACCTCGTGTACATGGCTGACATAAAAATGACAGCAAACGACATCATCGCGGCTAACGCGGGAGCACGGCTCGGCGTCATGGGGGGGCCGGTTGCGCTGCCGCCAGGCAGCGCAAGAGCGGCGTACCTTAAATACCTAAGGAACTCAACTATCGAAGTATTTGACTATAACGGAAATCTCGTTACAGAAGGGCGCATGGACTCAATACTCGAAGACCCGATGAACGCGGTTCTCTGGATAAGGGACGAGGTATTAAGGCGCGGCCTGCAGTTAAAAGAAGGAGACCTTCTCTCTCTTGGGAGCATCACGGCGCCTATCAAAGTAGAACCCGGAGTACGCCTAAAGGCCGTGTACACCGGTCTTGACGGCCCGGGTTCCAAAGCATCGGCAGAGGTATACTTCGAGTACTAA
- a CDS encoding DUF362 domain-containing protein — protein sequence MDETLKRTTFIIGHNGDWKASVDAILDAARLDTGDKKRVLLKPNLVEAMAPPVTTPVELVEALVDGLRERLPGVEIIIGEGCGAASYDTPHAFDELGYTKMAKRRNVGLVDLNKEPLRKLSNPELTRWPEFYLPDILFDSFIISVPVLKAHSLAGVTLTMKNMMGAVPPLHYRAGGHWKKSAFHSMMQESVLDLNMHRTPDFTVIDATIGMSEAHLWGPHCDPKPGIIIAGYDPVMTDAYGAKVLKRRWQDIGHIRDADGRLGHVKPLSVKEL from the coding sequence ATGGACGAAACACTTAAAAGAACGACCTTTATAATAGGACACAATGGCGACTGGAAGGCTTCGGTGGACGCAATCCTCGATGCCGCGCGCCTCGATACAGGAGATAAGAAGAGGGTGCTTCTAAAGCCAAACCTCGTAGAGGCCATGGCCCCGCCTGTGACGACTCCGGTTGAACTTGTAGAGGCGCTCGTAGACGGTCTTAGGGAAAGACTTCCCGGAGTAGAGATAATAATAGGCGAGGGCTGCGGCGCGGCCAGTTACGATACCCCGCACGCATTCGATGAGCTTGGCTATACGAAGATGGCGAAGCGAAGGAACGTCGGGCTCGTTGATTTGAATAAAGAGCCGCTTAGAAAACTTTCGAACCCCGAGCTTACGAGGTGGCCCGAGTTCTATCTACCCGACATTTTATTCGACAGCTTCATAATCTCAGTGCCTGTTCTAAAGGCGCATTCGCTTGCAGGCGTTACCCTTACGATGAAAAATATGATGGGCGCTGTTCCGCCGCTCCATTATCGTGCAGGCGGGCACTGGAAGAAGTCTGCCTTTCATTCGATGATGCAGGAGTCGGTCCTTGACCTTAACATGCACAGGACGCCGGATTTTACGGTTATCGATGCTACAATCGGCATGAGCGAAGCGCATCTTTGGGGGCCGCACTGCGACCCGAAGCCCGGCATCATAATTGCGGGTTATGATCCTGTGATGACGGATGCCTACGGTGCAAAGGTTTTAAAGAGAAGGTGGCAGGATATAGGGCACATTCGTGATGCTGACGGACGGCTTGGCCACGTAAAGCCGCTTTCGGTAAAAGAGCTTTAG